Proteins co-encoded in one Dendropsophus ebraccatus isolate aDenEbr1 chromosome 9, aDenEbr1.pat, whole genome shotgun sequence genomic window:
- the CDKL4 gene encoding cyclin-dependent kinase-like 4 isoform X2, with protein MEKYEKLAKIGEGSYGVVFKCRNKETGQVVAIKKFVESEDDPVIKKIALREIRMLKQLKHSNLVNLLEVFRRKRKLHLVFEYCDHTVLNELEKHPNGVPEMMTKNIVQQILQAVNFCHKNSCIHRDVKPENILLTKQGVIKLCDFGFARILRNLIPRHQYIFHSNQFFHGASIPEPDPDDVETLEEKFPNIQPMAMTFMKACLRMNPDDRLTCEQLLESSYLNPAREEPEKRKGKGRRRQTQLLPQIPGNGASPAPEGKNKPRAQKFDYFPNI; from the exons ATGGAGAAGTATGAAAAGCTGGCCAAGATCGGAGAAGGATCATACGGGGTTGTCTTCAAGTGTCGGAATAAGGAGACAGGACAAGTGGTGGCCATCAAAAAGTTTGTGGAGTCTGAGGATGACCCCGTCATTAAAAAGATAGCGCTGCGTGAGATACGGATGTTAAAG CAATTGAAGCACAGTAACCTGGTCAACCTGCTGGAGGTCTTCCGCAGGAAGAGGAAGCTCCATCTGGTCTTTGAATATTGTGATCACACTGTCCTCAATGAGCTGGAGAAACACCCCAATGG AGTCCCCGAGATGATGACAAAAAACATTGTGCAGCAGATCCTGCAAGCTGTGAACTTCTGCCACAAGAACAGT TGTATCCACCGAGACGTAAAGCCTGAGAACATTCTGCTCACCAAACAAGGGGTGATCAAGCTCTGTGACTTCGGCTTTGCTCGGATATTAA GAAACCTGATCCCCAGACACCAGTACATTTTCCACAGTAACCAGTTTTTCCATGGTGCCAGTATTCCTGAGCCTGACCCCGATGATGTG GAAACTTTGGAAGAGAAATTCCCAAATATTCAGCCAATGGCTATGACCTTCATGAAG GCCTGTCTACGCATGAATCCCGATGATCGTCTCACCTGTGAGCAGCTCCTCGAAAGTTCTTACCTAAACCCCGCCCGCGAGGAGCCCGAGAAGAGGAAAGGCAAAGGCAGACGAAGACAG ACTCAGTTGCTGCCTCAGATTCCAGGAAACGGCGCCTCGCCAGCACCAGAGGGCAAGAACAAGCCTCGGGCTCAGAAATTTGACTACTTCCCTAATATATAA
- the CDKL4 gene encoding cyclin-dependent kinase-like 4 isoform X1 yields MEKYEKLAKIGEGSYGVVFKCRNKETGQVVAIKKFVESEDDPVIKKIALREIRMLKQLKHSNLVNLLEVFRRKRKLHLVFEYCDHTVLNELEKHPNGVPEMMTKNIVQQILQAVNFCHKNSCIHRDVKPENILLTKQGVIKLCDFGFARILTRPGDDYTDYVATRWYRAPELLVGDTQYGAAVDVWAIGCVFAELLSGQPVWPGKSDMDQLYLIIRTLGNLIPRHQYIFHSNQFFHGASIPEPDPDDVETLEEKFPNIQPMAMTFMKACLRMNPDDRLTCEQLLESSYLNPAREEPEKRKGKGRRRQTQLLPQIPGNGASPAPEGKNKPRAQKFDYFPNI; encoded by the exons ATGGAGAAGTATGAAAAGCTGGCCAAGATCGGAGAAGGATCATACGGGGTTGTCTTCAAGTGTCGGAATAAGGAGACAGGACAAGTGGTGGCCATCAAAAAGTTTGTGGAGTCTGAGGATGACCCCGTCATTAAAAAGATAGCGCTGCGTGAGATACGGATGTTAAAG CAATTGAAGCACAGTAACCTGGTCAACCTGCTGGAGGTCTTCCGCAGGAAGAGGAAGCTCCATCTGGTCTTTGAATATTGTGATCACACTGTCCTCAATGAGCTGGAGAAACACCCCAATGG AGTCCCCGAGATGATGACAAAAAACATTGTGCAGCAGATCCTGCAAGCTGTGAACTTCTGCCACAAGAACAGT TGTATCCACCGAGACGTAAAGCCTGAGAACATTCTGCTCACCAAACAAGGGGTGATCAAGCTCTGTGACTTCGGCTTTGCTCGGATATTAA CTCGGCCGGGGGATGATTACACGGATTATGTGGCCACTCGTTGGTATCGGGCCCCGGAGCTGCTGGTCGGGGACACACAGTACGGAGCAGCAGTGGATGTCTGGGCTATAggctgtgtgtttgctgagctgcTGTCCGGACAGCCGGTGTGGCCGGGGAAATCAGACATGGACCAACTCTACCTCATCATAAGAACCCTGG GAAACCTGATCCCCAGACACCAGTACATTTTCCACAGTAACCAGTTTTTCCATGGTGCCAGTATTCCTGAGCCTGACCCCGATGATGTG GAAACTTTGGAAGAGAAATTCCCAAATATTCAGCCAATGGCTATGACCTTCATGAAG GCCTGTCTACGCATGAATCCCGATGATCGTCTCACCTGTGAGCAGCTCCTCGAAAGTTCTTACCTAAACCCCGCCCGCGAGGAGCCCGAGAAGAGGAAAGGCAAAGGCAGACGAAGACAG ACTCAGTTGCTGCCTCAGATTCCAGGAAACGGCGCCTCGCCAGCACCAGAGGGCAAGAACAAGCCTCGGGCTCAGAAATTTGACTACTTCCCTAATATATAA